The DNA segment CAGCGGTTCGATGTGCTAATTGTGGTTCGGAACCTAAGGCTCTGCAGGCTCTTTTACACCCACTCTAGCGTACTTTTATCCGCTTCTTAACCTTTCAGGAGGAACCCGGCTCGAGTCTGGGGAGCGGTGCGGTGCCGGAGCCGGGGACGGTGCGTTGCGCGAGGCGTTGTGCTGTTCGCCCCGGCAGGCGAGGACGGTCCCCCGAGGCCCGGCCCGCAGTCGTCGCTGCGGTGAGAGCCCATCGCTGAGGGCCTCAGGGGTCCGAGGGAGCAGCCCGGCTCCGTCGGCCCCTGCGGCTCCCGGGCCCTCCTCCCGGGGTATGTATCGCGCTCCGGACGCGTCCGGGCACCGCTTCGGAGGGCAGGGCCGCTGGGGGATCCCGGCCGACTGCTAGGGCCGAGCCCCGGGGTCAGGGGCCGGTGCTGGGCCCCAGCGCTCGTCAGCCGCCCCCCCCCGTCCCGGGTGCTCGCGGCGAGCCGGGCCGCGCGCTGGCAGACGGGCCCGCTccccgggcggcgcggccgggcgcgGACTACAACTCCCAGCGCTCCGCGGCACGGCCCTGCGGCGGTGGCAGCCGGGGAAACGACAGCGGCTGCCCCAGGAGCCGACTTCACCTTCAGGCCGCAGCATGAACGGCAGCGTGGCGGGCGGCGGCTTTTCCGAGCAGGTCATCAGCCTCACTCGCCGACCCTCAGGTAggccgggggcggccgcccgGCGCCGGGCCCTTGGCCCCTtccgggccggggccgccgcgccgAGGCCTGCGCGGCCCCGATGGTGGGGGCTGGCCGGGGGGCTCGGCGGCGCTTGGGCAGCGGCGTGACGGTCCTGGCCGTGCCCGCTCCCAGGCACTGGTGCGGTAACCCTGGGGTTCCCGGCCACGGCGTGCCCTTGGCGGTGGCCCGTGGCGGGGAAAGCCCGTGTCCCGCGTGAGGGGAGCCGGCTGGGCCCGGCTTTGTCCCCGGTACGAGCAGCGGCAGCGGCCGGTGTCTGGGGTGGGCCGGCTCGCTCTTGGCTTTCCCGGAGCTGCCATCTCCTGCTTTCCAGTGAGGTGGCAGGTGCTCAGCCCTCAGCCGTGTGGGTTACCCAGCGTTAGGGAGCGTTTTGAAAGATATTGGTTCAAAGTGACCGTGCCCTGTACCGTCAGCTTCGTGCTAGTTGTTGGGGGCAGCGTCAGGGGCTTCGGGGTGGCGGGAGTgcaggctgggagggagagggagcagggcagcccctgTGGTGTTATTTTGGCTTCGCTTTCCCGGTCACAGCAGCATGTGCGCTCGTGGAAGTCTGCAGACACCTGTCCACCCTTGTATTCTTACAGAATTTCTGATGCCATTCCAATCACGCTTTCAGAAGCGCAGCAAGTTAGCACCAAATCTACAGCTCTGGAGGAAAATCCTGGCTCCAAAGAACCGCAGGCTCCAGCGAGGTTTtggagctggagctgaacttTGGTGCACGAGGCCTTctctttaattaaaacaagCACGAAAGAAAACGTGGCAGCCCTTCTGCCTGTACAGCTGCCGGGTGCGGCTGCCAGTCGGCCTTGGGTCCACGGGCCCCCCAGGAACCCTTGGCTCCATGGGCCCTGCAGGAACCCGCAGCACCCACACTGTTGGTGTGTGTACCGTTTTTCTTTCTCCGGGGTGATGGTAGTtcctgtgcagggctggggtctgTCCTGGCCCTTGTGCCAGCGATCACAACCGAAAGGGTGagcccagcaggcagccctCTGCCACCCTTGCCTAAAAGCGGCCACTGGTCTGAAAGCTGCTTAGCCCTGCCTGCACAACCACAAGCTCGAGCTAATGAAGCCATGCTTGTCAGTGAAAAGTATTTGCTAAAGAAAGCCAGTTTTTATGGGAAAGCTGTTTCTATACTTTTGGGAACCTAAAATTGTGAGGGAGGTAGAAGCGGATGTTGAAAGGGCAGTGTTGACAGGTCTTGAATGCAGCCAAGGCAGTTTAAATCTTGTTACCATAAGCAGCATTTGTCCCATCGTTAAGGTGGGCTGTGTACTTTTAGAGTTAGGTTTCTAACTACGTCACTTGATTTGAAGGTCCTGCCATGTgaacaattatttatttctgtggaaggaaaaaagcactgttttctgtaaatcacAGTGTGATCCCGTAATCTCTGTAATTGGAGTTCTGACTGCAACTTCTTAAAACGGGTCGTCTGCTAAACATCTCTGGCAAAAGTTTGCCAACGGGGGGAATGCATTTACAGTGACAAAACTGTGTGTATGTCTCTCAAATTTCCTTCTGAGATACTAGGCTGAAATTAGgcagaaaaatgtggttttatggAAAACTAAGTAACTTCATTGGTTCAATTTGTAACattattaattttctcttttcctaatCCTGccaatcatttttttttttaaaaatgtcttttggagGAACTTTTTGAAGTTTCGGGGAGGGGGGTAGATGAGGCATAGGGAGGTCTGCAGCCTCAGGGAAGGTCAGAAGTTTAGCCCAGCACCTGCTTTTAAAGCTTTGCAGTTCCACTTCTGGTCCCTTGTAGACAAGAGATGCAGCGCCATGTGCCGTCTTCTTCCCCTTGCTCCTTTTCTCGCGGTTATGCTGTGTCTCTATGGCTGCATGAACTGGAAAGAGGAGAATAGCAGAGAGCTCAAGGAAAGATAGGGAAGATATTTTTAGTCAGAGTGAAAGTTTTAAGTGCTGGAAAGGAAAGACAGAGTGAAGAAGCCCTGTGAATACTTAAATTGGTCGGGCATGAACTGCTGCCTCTTTTTGTCACAAATATCTGCTCCTATCTAATATTGCCTCTGCTGATGAAAACTGAGACACTTAATCATTTTTCCAATCATGAATGAAAACTTGTAAAATGTATACTTCTTTCAtatatatttgggtttttttctttatatgtagAGAATCAGTGTGTTCTGAAACTCCTGATTCcttctttctggctttttaaaagtGATTAAACCTTGTACTTTCTGTAGTATTCATTCTCCATGTTCTCAGGTCATTAGCTTCatgacaaataatttttaggattgtggatttattttttttaattcctattGAATGGTGTGTTATTGTGCACAACTGTCCCTTCTTGGGATAGATATAGAATAGCTGAAATGTCAGTGTTTCTtcagtctgctgctgcttccgttttcttccttgtttctctgaagctgccaggaaggggagaaaaaagaaaaaaggtgtaGCAAGTTTGCCGTTAATATTTCCTTACTTCACAGCTGTAGATGCACACTTAAAATAGCGTGACTCATCTGATACATCCTTTGATCTCCTATGACTGATTTAAaatgctgcttcccagcaggcACAAGGcgattttattttcatttgcaactCTGCTTCTCAAACTTTCTAATCCTAACTTTGAGAGgaagtagaaaagaaagagaaaataaataaatcagcctGGCTGAATGTGGGGAGAATTTGCCTTCAGCTGATCTTGACAATAGGTCTTGGCTGACTAATTtatgtcaggaaaaaaagaagttttttcttcttccatttacTTTggttgtatatattttttttccccctcaacttctcttttttcattGCAAGCCTCTTCTTAGGGAATCTTTCTCAACCCTTGTCACTTATTATTTACAGAGAAACTTAGCTGCATGTGCATGGGCAATGTGCTTTTGTAACCTGTcgtttttcagattttgaattCAGTTTGTTCTTCGGGATTTCTGTGAAACAAGAAGTCTTAATCTTTAACTGCACTTTCATCCAGCAGCTGGTTCCAGCTAGAGATCTGTAATCAAAGCTTACTTTAAAGAACAATAggaaacataacaaaaatacaaagtgaaCATCAGTTTTGTTTAATGTATGTGTgttccattttgttttgctttaaatctgagaactttgtctttatttcctgACGTGTTTTAAATTCCTGAAACAGGACAAAGTGATTACATACAATTTGAAGTAGTTGCATCTAAGCTAACCTTATTCTTTTGAGGTGCCAGTTTCAACTCCTGAGATGTGGAAGGGGAGCCTTCTGAGTTCTAGGTGCCCTCGAGCTGGtagcacagctctgcttgccCGTCTCCTCATCTGTAGACAGGGTCTAATGCTCCTTGCCTTTCCTAACTCTGTTTCCCAGATCATGAAATGCTTGTTGGGCATGATTTCTTGTTGCTCAAAGGTAATGATTTACTGTAGCCTCCTGTGAAATGGAGAATGCTTTGCTTTCATGCTGTGCTGAAGAGACATATTCCATTCCTGCTGAGGGCTCAGTTGTCGTCTTAGAAATGCATTTCCCAACGCCCACCTGAAAATGGCTCATGGATGCTTTATGGAATAAAGCATGTGGGCCCTCAGGCATTCAGtgtctcttctctgctttcaagACCAGTTTCATGAGAATAACTTTGCTAGACAGTGATGGCTGGAAAGGATGATGCAGATTTGTGTGCTGGGAGTTTTAGTATCGTAGAGAAAATAAGACAATGTGGGAAGGTACAGTCCCCAACAACAGCAAGGAAGTGTGAAGCTTTGAGCTTTTTCTCATCAGCTTTCTCTTTGGCTTACCTTAGGCCTGGGCTTCAACATTGTTGGTGGGACAGATAAGCCGTACATTTCCAATGACAGCAGCATCTATGTCAGCTGGATCAAAAAGGATGGGGCAGCTTACCTTGATGGCCGGTTACAAGAAGGAGATAAAATTTTAGCGGTAAGCCTTTTCTTCTGTCACCCTATGTGTTCTTGAAACGCTGTGATCAGTGATGTGATGCGGGTTTGCCATTGCAGTGCACAGAGAGGAGGCATGTGATGCATGCAGTTAGATGATGCTGAGCAAATTCCATGAAGGAGCTAATTTGGTGCTTTGGGGAGAGCTTTGAGCACTAAGGAGATGAGTGCCTCTACACGTGGACCCATCTCTTCTGCCTTCTTGATCTGTCTCAGAAGCACTCCTTGGTGATGTGTCTGTATTTCCTCTGCGACTTTCCTGCCTAAGGTTTTAGAATCCGTTGGTCCCTCTCTTGCTCACAACGGATCGTCATTTACACACATGGAAATAAACTTCCAGGTTTTAGAATCCactgtttcttctcttgctcACAGTGAATCATCATTTACACATGTGGAAATAAACTTCCAGGTTTTCTACCTCTAAGTTTCCATTTTTTGACTGATAGGCTGTGATTACTGCTGATTCTTTTGCTCAGGGGGATTTTTAGGCTCTAAAACTTCTGAAGGTCATAAAACTCTTCATTTCAGCATACTGGGAATAATAGAGGCTGCTTCTCCTTttagaaagaatttttaaagtgattGAGGTTCAGTCCCACTGATTCTTTAGACAGTTGGCAATCATAAAAGACAATATGCTTTACAAATTCGTGAGTGAAGTTATGTCTCCTAGTGTGATACAtgatcttttaattttattttatacttgCTTATTATGTTACACATGTAATCTTTTTAGCCTCTATAAAGTGCCTTGCAGTAGTTGGAGCCTATTATTGATCCAGAAAACGATACCAAGTTAAATGGAGAACATTATCCGATCTTTTCTTGGCAGTTTAATAGTTACATACTTCTGTTTGGGGAGTCTAAATATCAAGAGAAGGGAGGCATTGGATGTGATCTCAGGGCATACAATCAGGGGTAATGgggttgaaaaagaaaaattaggatGAATATCATCAGTTAGTGAATGAAATCAAGTAGGTTATAAAACCTTCTATCCTAAGatattaaattacaaaaaatccTAACACTTTCAAAGTAGatgcctatatatatatatgtaagtcTTTATTTTGTTACATCAGTATGCTTTTAAATGTATGTTTACACCAATCTTTCAAACAGAAAGGTTTCAAAGATAGACCAGTAGAGGGAACAGTGTGGGAAAGAAACtcataataataattttgctgtggctgctctTTCAATTTCATTAGCTGTGAGAATTATACCTTTGATTTGTTTCCAGTAAAGCAACAACATAAGAAATTGCTAATGACGCAACTGTCGTCTtatattctggttttgcttctaGGTAGTTTTTTTCAGTACCTCTGTGTTTTGGCTTGGAGTTTCTCATGCTATCTCTcaacatataaaaatacatctatAATATGAATGGATGAATATGGATCTTGCTGATTTTAGTATCATGCCCCAAATGCAGAATTTTGTGAAAGAGGAAGTTTCTTATCTCCTTCCTATGTTAGCTTGCATCAtcaaaaaatctgctttttgccCTTCAGCAACTgattctccttttccttttttactagGTCAACGGCAGAGACTTGAAGAATTTGCGGCACAAGGATGCTGTGGAACTGTTCAAGAATGCAGGCTGTGACGTGTCTCTGAAAATTCAGCGCAGGGTATGTTTTACCTGTTTCTTAGGATTATTTCTGTCTCAGTTTAGACTGGTTTTTATGATTGATAATTCTCTGTTTCATGAGGCAGAAAAATACCATGTCCAGGTGTTCGTTGTGAATAATAGATAAAGGTTTTGTTTGAACTATGGCCTTGTCTAGTTGACCACAGGTGTAATCATCCATGCATTAACTGTTTGTAACAGTATCAGAGAAGGGGTGAGTTTGAAGAAGTCCCTAGGTCTTTGTTTTGTTGGAGTGTATTGTGTTTTCTCACAGATCTCCCTTGTGAGGCAAAGGTTTGTTTGTGAAGACAGAATCTCAGGTTCTCCAATTTTGTTTCAGAGGCTAGAATCTTACTCGAGACAAAACTCCCCTGTTGCTTCAGAGGTCATCACTCGTGTTAGTGTTGAGATGTGTGTGCAACCCAccactacaagaaagacattgaggtgctggagtgtgtcccAAGAAGAACAataaagctggtgaagggtctggagcagaAGTCAtatgagcagcagctgagggaactggggttgtttagcctggagaaaagaaggctgaggGGCGACTgtactgctctctacaactacctgaaaggaggctgtagcaaggtggggatcagtctcttctcccaagtaacaggCAATAGGATGGCCTTAAGATGCACCAGAGGAGctttagattaggtattaggaaaaatttctacACAGAAGGGGTtgtcaaacactgaaacaggctgcccaggggagtggttgagtcaccatccctggaggcatttaaaagatgtgtcGGTGTGGCACTTAagggcatggtttagtggtgaacttggcagtgctgggctaaTGATTGGACTgtatgatcttaaaggtcttttccaacctaaattgtTGTATGATTCTGTGACATGTTGTCTGCTATAGCTTAAATATACTGGACCATTTTGGATATAGAAAGAGAGGAATCCATAATCCATTGTAATTTGAACATCCCGGGATAGCATTGAAGTTGACAAAGGAAATACTGATCAGCCTGAAGCATGCTGGTGAGGAGAGGTGGGTTTGAGGCCCCTTTTATACTCCCTTAGTAAAGGAGTAAATCTGGACCAGTGTACAGGGCAGGTAAGAAAATTGGAGATAATTAGTGATGCCCTTTTCCTGGTAAAGACACTAGGAAATGGTGTGGTGGGAAGTGCGTCAAGGGATGACTGATGTGTGTGTCATTGCTTCTGCTGTTAAGAGTCCTGGTTTACAAAGTGACAGAGAAACATGAGGGTGCCTGGTAGCAACTGGGTACTCTGCGGTAAAGCTGAGTCCATCCAAAGCCGTTCTAACTGTCCTTTCTGTTCTGTGGAGTGTACAGGTACCTGGAGAAACTGTCTCGCACATCTTTTACAAATCCCTTGAACCTGACAGAGAACTGGGGGCTTTCCTGTGATAGGCTCTGAcacaaatacttctttttttcttgtagttgCAGCCACAAAATGGCCCTGTGGGTCATCAAGGCGATGGAGAATCAGGTGGGCTTCCTCTAGCCACCATTCTTGTGCCAGGCCTGGCGCTTGCTGTGGCAGCAGTCTGGATCTTGCTGAGGTATCGACAGCGGATGTGAAGATTTCACATTTTGGATATCACTGCATATTTTACACAGCTATGATGTAATTTAAAGATGGAGAATCAACGATCTTATCACAAACTGATGTCAAAAAGGATGATTGCCTATcataaagctgctgctgctgttctttatATATTGattttgttgcagaatggatggaagcagagaggaaaaggggaagggagatgACTGTGTTCACACGTAGAGTGGGATGGCTGTATTTTTGACTAATCTGAGGAGGTTTTGCCATCCCCCTCTGTTTTGCACCATGAACTTTCAAACACATTCATCTATTCCATGTTTTAAGATGCGGCTTTTGGTTATAGGGAGTGGGGATTGGGGTGGTTTTACATCAAAACATTTACTAGAGGCTTTGCCTTgtttccactgatttttttcttgaaactaATGATCCCTGTCTGAACCATGAATAAAGAGAAGTAATGCGGAGggtatattattttttcatagaatttttgttggttgttgCTACATAAATGCCTTAAGAAAATGGTATAAAATCTAACCTGTGATTTCACAGGTAAAACCATCGGTATAGCTGATGATTTAACAGTAATATGCGGTATTGGTGAGGTATTCTACCAGCTCTGGAAAGATAGAAGATAGCCTGCAGCTAGAAAAAGACTGATTGCCTGAGTGACTGCTCATGACTGCTCATTCTTGGGTCAGAGTTGTAAGAGAAAGCTTTCCACAAAATGCTAGGGTACTGGAGACAGTCAGTCAGAGAATTGAATCACAAGGATAAGCAGTGGCAAGAGATTTGGACATGCTGAAGCTGCAGAAGAGTCTTTAAATTAGCAATGAAGCAATAGGCCCACCATCCAGCAAACAGATTGAAGTCTGCATCTCTCAGGTTAAaggtctggttttgttttgtttttttggggtttttttgttttgttttgtggggaatttatttaaagttttctgTAGCAGTTAACTTGCTCTCTGCAGTCAGAAAATCTTACGATGATTGAAAGGGAGAAACCGAGAGTAAGCTGGGGTTGTCCTGGCTATATTGCTTGTTTGTGAAGACTAATGTGATGTTCAGGAGGTAGACTGGCAGATGTAAGCCGGGATAAGGCTTAGCAAGTAAAACCAAAGGGAGAGACCCTTGCTCTGGAAAGCATATTGCTGAATTTACCTGCAGAGTCTCATCTCACTGTGATTTGAATGGTTTTAAATGCCCCATCTGACATGAGCTCTTTGGAGTAAGACCTGTTTCTCTTGTCTCCAAGAAATCAAcgtgttttgttgtttctgtaaaggaaaagcaaaatgcatggTCTGGTCTGTAtggtgccaaaaaaaaaaaatcacctatgCAATATATGTattcagacaaagaaaaaccAGTGTCTTGGTGCTTTACTTCAGTCTTTATTACTCTGGCATGAAGTTGCTGATGTGTTTAAAGTTGTTGTGTGTTCCCTCAGGGTTGTACTACTGTCTGCTGGAGGCAGAAATGGTATGCTGTTATCCCTGACATTCCTACACTACCATGGAGTGTCAGATCACTTAGACCACATTAAATCTTGCTTTGGCCTAAAAACTGTGCTAATATAATGGGAAGAGGAAACAGGAGGAATTCCGCTCAGTGTTCGTAGGGGACTTTGAGAACAGACTTGAGGTTTGGTGAACATATATTGGTGTTGGATGGCCTGGGCCGATGCATGCAGTGACTTGCCTTGACCTGCAAACCAGTTATGGCGGATAACAGAACAGCTGTTCAGACAGATCTTCACATATGCAGCATGAACAAGCTTTACATGTCTGTGACCTGCTCTGAATTTTGGCTGTGGTGTCCACATGAAGCACGTGCATGTATTAAGGCAGATGATTAGAAGTTGATGCTGTTGTATCACAGCAATTAGAATAAAGATGCAAATTGTAAGAAAAAGGCTTGTCTGGGACAAACCTCTTGTTAGCCTTTGCCCGAGTTGAGTGTCTGTGAGAGCAGGTATGTGTAACAGGCTAGGAGGATGAGGATTTGCACAAGGGAGTGGTTTGTTTTACTCATTTCCTATTGAAGtaagcagagaaagcaaagcctttggggttttggtttttgtttttcagctttggGATTTTGATACTGCCCAGACATGATTACCATCTGTGTCTCAGGCAGTTTGTTATGGGGGCAGGGTTATATCCAGTGCCCAGATAATGTAGcttactgagaaagaaaaggctctTCTGGTGCATAGTGTTCCTTTGGATTTCTTTTCACAATCACTGAATAATTTTAATACCACAGGATTAACTCAGTGGCTTTTTCAGAAGTCTGAATAGTAGTTTTTACTCAGAATTTAAACTGTCCAATTTAATGTCCTAACCCTTAGGAACATCTTCCCGTGTCTGCCTCCTTCAAACCAGTGCCTGAGGAGTACCAAACAATCCCTTTTCCAATCCCCAGCCATCTCTTGTCCCATTTATTGACAAAATCCTCATAGAAAATAATACCCCAACCCCAAACTCTCCTGTGAGCTGTGTCTCATATTACTTGCAGCAGCTAGACTGTCTCACCTAAACTGTGTGTGTTTTCCAAAGTCTTTTCCACTCTGTGGTTTCTCTAACCCCGAGTTTCATTTTTACACTGAATGCTGTATATACATATTCTGTCATTGTGGAAGAagtgaactaaaaaaaatatatctaatgAGGACAGTTTGTAAATCCAAGTGATCAGAGAGAGTTTAACTTTTGTTACAACTTCAGTCTCttatgttctgaaaaaaaaaaaagttgaaatcttgacaagaaatgtaaaaagcatCCTAACTGTAATTTGtaagttttgtttttggtttttttttaaaattcatttgcCATTAATTCTGAGGGCAGCTGAAACTCCTGAATCCCCATGTTTCTCCCCCATTCTCATGTGTTCCCTCAGCCTTCTTGTGAACTTGGTGACCTGATGAAGCCTGGAGTTTCATATCCTTAATATAAAGACAAATCCATCTAGTTTGATTTCCTGTATATTCTAGGCATTTGAGAGAGTCTCAAGTTGTATGTACTAATAATACACAATTAACTTAGGTGCAACAGTAAGAAAGAGCAGCCAGACTTGATCTGAAGATAGGAAGATCCACTACTGCTggtgctttttaattaaaaacaaactagAAAGGAGTGTGTGGGAGGGAAAGGTGCCTTGCTTTCAGTTTGCCTTTAGGTTCCAACAACTGGTTTGTTAGGTTTTCTGTGCTAGATTAAAGAGGCCTCTCATAACCAGTAGTTCCTCCCTGTGAGGGGATTTGTGTGTTGTAATTGTCTTACCCCtcacattatttttaagaaatgaagcCAGCTGAGCCCTTTGAGATTCATAGTGTAAGATACTTTTTCTCTTGGGAGTAGTTTTTGTGGCTTTCTGTACCTTTCCAGTGTTGCTGTATTGCTTTGTAAAATCCAGACACCTCAACCACGTGCGGAGTCTCGCTATTGAGCATGCCAATGCCATATGTTCGGAGTTTTCCATAAATTTTTTTATCTGCAAACCCTTAAAATTTTTTTGGTGAAGGTACAGACAGGTGCAAAGGAAATTTAAGCCAACTCCTAAGAGCTGGCTTTTCTTAAATAACTTTTACAAATCTCTTAGAAGTGGTATacagctttccctttcttcatttgctttctcaAGTGCCCTAAGGAGTCTGTAAACCACAATAAACACCATTGCCTCATGAGAGGTAAATCTTCTTGATGCCAGTTTGTAGATCAAAAGAGCAATCCCTTTTGGTCCTAGAGTGACACTAGAAACGAGTGTTAAGTGCCTGTATATTCTGACTTCTAAGTCCTTGTCCACACCTGATGTGACCTGCATGGTGTGAGTGAAGGTATCTGCCTTTCCATTTTGTTGAATGACTGCACCTCCTGTTTGGGACGGCTGTGCACTCTGACAGGCCCAGATCACTCACTCTCTGCCTTGTCTGTGGTATTATTTACCAGTCCGCTATCTTTAGTGGtactggttttgtcttctgCTAAATCATTGGTGAGAATACTGAATGGAATTTGGTACAGAGGCAGCTTCTCCCTGTGTTATGATTTTTCAGTAACTGTTGGTATCTCCTGATAA comes from the Falco cherrug isolate bFalChe1 chromosome 7, bFalChe1.pri, whole genome shotgun sequence genome and includes:
- the SYNJ2BP gene encoding synaptojanin-2-binding protein; the protein is MNGSVAGGGFSEQVISLTRRPSGLGFNIVGGTDKPYISNDSSIYVSWIKKDGAAYLDGRLQEGDKILAVNGRDLKNLRHKDAVELFKNAGCDVSLKIQRRLQPQNGPVGHQGDGESGGLPLATILVPGLALAVAAVWILLRYRQRM